One region of Streptomyces sp. NBC_00442 genomic DNA includes:
- a CDS encoding pyridoxal phosphate-dependent decarboxylase family protein, whose translation MHSPPLAGGTAGPAALRPLLDVVLDALDHGAKTRGGPLPAGGPQAVAERVHHAARAILPTHGTGAEEALTTLVRALAEGAADPAEPLCAAHLHTPPLAVAAAADLAASALNPSLDSWDQAPAASALEALLTRAVAQEIWPHGDALITTGGTESNQLALLLAREHHDRVQIVCGAHTHHSVQRAAWLLGLPRPVVVPAPTGTTDLMALDHTLSALRPPALVVATAGTTDAGAIDDLPAIAGLCARHHARLHVDAAYGGPLLFSERHRPKLAGLHHADTVTLDLHKLGWQPVAAGLLAVADPGHLAPLAHTADYLNADDDTHHGLPDLLGRSLRTTRRPDALKIAVTLRALGRDGLAHLVDRVCAHAADLAQLIEQQPQLELHRRPAISTVLFRPRHATDATVAHIRRTLLTHGTAVLGRAHADGRLWLKATLLNPHLTPDDLRTLLTLTLEAASTSSTPPPSTPPPITRPPTEGVPQ comes from the coding sequence ATGCACAGCCCGCCCCTCGCCGGAGGCACCGCAGGGCCGGCGGCCCTGCGCCCCCTCCTCGACGTCGTACTCGACGCCCTCGACCACGGGGCGAAGACCCGAGGCGGCCCGCTGCCCGCCGGCGGACCCCAAGCCGTCGCCGAGCGCGTCCACCACGCCGCCCGCGCCATCCTCCCCACCCACGGCACCGGCGCCGAAGAAGCCCTGACCACCCTCGTACGCGCCCTCGCCGAAGGCGCGGCCGACCCCGCCGAGCCCCTCTGCGCCGCACACCTCCACACCCCGCCGCTCGCCGTCGCGGCCGCCGCCGACCTCGCCGCGTCGGCGCTCAACCCCTCCCTCGACTCCTGGGACCAGGCCCCCGCCGCCTCCGCGCTCGAAGCCCTCCTCACCCGGGCCGTCGCCCAGGAGATCTGGCCCCACGGCGACGCGCTCATCACGACCGGCGGCACCGAGTCCAACCAGCTCGCCCTCCTCCTCGCCCGCGAACACCACGACCGCGTGCAGATCGTGTGCGGCGCCCACACCCACCACTCGGTCCAACGCGCGGCCTGGCTCCTCGGCCTGCCCCGACCCGTGGTGGTCCCCGCCCCCACCGGCACCACCGATCTCATGGCTCTCGACCACACCCTCAGCGCGCTCCGTCCGCCCGCCCTCGTCGTCGCCACCGCCGGCACCACCGACGCCGGAGCCATCGACGACCTCCCCGCCATCGCCGGCCTGTGCGCCCGTCACCACGCCCGCCTCCACGTGGACGCCGCCTACGGCGGGCCCCTCCTCTTCAGCGAGCGCCACCGCCCCAAACTCGCCGGCCTCCACCACGCCGACACCGTCACCCTCGACCTGCACAAACTCGGCTGGCAACCCGTGGCCGCAGGCCTCCTCGCCGTCGCCGACCCGGGCCACCTCGCGCCCCTCGCGCACACCGCCGACTACCTCAACGCCGACGACGACACCCACCACGGCCTGCCCGACCTCCTCGGCCGCTCCCTGCGCACCACCCGCCGCCCCGACGCCCTCAAAATCGCCGTCACCCTGCGCGCCCTGGGCCGCGACGGCCTCGCCCACCTCGTCGACCGCGTCTGCGCCCACGCCGCCGACCTCGCTCAACTCATCGAGCAGCAACCCCAGTTGGAGCTCCACCGGCGCCCCGCCATCTCCACCGTCCTCTTCCGCCCCCGCCACGCCACCGACGCCACCGTCGCCCATATCCGGCGCACCCTGCTCACCCACGGCACCGCCGTCCTCGGCCGCGCCCACGCCGACGGCCGCCTCTGGCTCAAGGCCACCCTCCTCAACCCGCACCTCACCCCCGACGACCTGCGCACCCTGCTCACCCTCACCCTCGAAGCCGCCTCAACCTCCAGCACCCCACCCCCCAGCACCCCACCCCCCATCACCCGGCCCCCCACGGAAGGCGTCCCGCAATGA